From one Neofelis nebulosa isolate mNeoNeb1 chromosome 4, mNeoNeb1.pri, whole genome shotgun sequence genomic stretch:
- the LOC131508361 gene encoding olfactory receptor 2A25, translated as MGRNKTSVTEFILLGFPLNSRIQMLLFGLFSLFYAFTLLGNGLILRLIWLDSRLHTPMYFFLSHLAIVDIAYASNTVPQMLVNLVNSDKPISFAGCMTQTFLFLSFAHTECLLLVVMSYDRYVAICHPLRYSVIMSWRGCITLALTSWILGVLLALVHLVLLIPLPFCGPQKVNHFFCEIIAVLKLACADTHINETMVLAGAVSVLVGPFSSIVISYIYILCAILKVQSGEGRQKAFSTCSSHLCVVGLFYGTAIIMYVGPRNGNPKEQKKYLLLFHSLFNPMLNPLIYSLRNKEVKAALKRMLEKEQTS; from the coding sequence atggggagaaataAGACCTCTGTCACAGAGTTCATCCTACTGGGATTTCCTCTCAACTCAAGGATTCAGATGCTTCTCTTTGGGCTCTTCTCCCTGTTCTATGCCTTCACCCTGCTGGGGAACGGGCTCATCCTGAGACTCATCTGGCTGGACTCCAGACtgcacacccccatgtacttcttcctctcccacctggCCATCGTCGACATAGCCTATGCCAGCAACACGGTGCCCCAGATGCTGGTAAACCTCGTGAATTCAGACAAGCCCATCTCCTTTGCTGGCTGCATGACACAAACCTTTCTGTTCTTGAGTTTTGCTCATACTGAATGTCTTCTCCTGGTGGTGATGTCCTATGATCGGTATGTGGCCATCTGCCACCCGCTCCGATATTCTGTCATCATGAGCTGGAGAGGCTGCATCACCCTGGCATTGACTTCCTGGATTTTAGGAGTTCTCCTAGCCCTAGTACATCTAGTGTTACTCATACCATTGCCCTTCTGTGGACCCCAGAAAGTTAACCACTTTTTTTGTGAAATTATAGCTGTCCTCAAACTTGCCTGTGCAGATACCCACATTAATGAGACTATGGTTTTGGCTGGGGCAGTATCTGTGTTGGTAGGACCATTCTCCTCCATTGTGAtatcttacatttatattttatgtgccATCCTAAAGGTTcaatcaggggaggggcgccAGAAAGCCTTCTCCACCTGTTCATCCCACCTCTGTGTGGTTGGACTCTTTTATGGCACAGCCATTATAATGTATGTTGGGCCCCGTAATGGGAACCCCAAGGAGCAGAAGAAATATCTCCTCCTGTTCCACAGCCTTTTCAATCCCATGCTCAATCCTCTGATCTATAGTCTGAGGAACAAAGAAGTCAAAGCTGCTCTGAAGAGGATGCTTGAAAAAGAGCAAACTTCATGA
- the LOC131508362 gene encoding olfactory receptor 2A5, which yields MTENQTWVTEFILLGFPLSPLTQVFLFGLFSLFYAFTLLGNSTILGLIWLDSRLHTPMYFFLSHLAVVDIAYASNNVPKMLANLLNKEKTISFVPCIMQTFLYMAFAHTECLVLVMMSYDRYVAICHPLRYTVIMNWRVCTVQAIISWACGSLLALVHVVLILRLPFCGPHEVNHFFCEILSVLKLACADTWLNQVVIFAASVFILVGPLCLVLVSYTRILFAILRIQSGEGRRKAFSTCSSHLCVVGLFFGSAIVMYMAPKSRHPEEQQKILSLFYSLFNPMLNPLIYSLRNTDVKGALRRVLWLERSM from the coding sequence ATGACAGAAAATCAAACATGGGTCACAGAATTCATTCTCCTGGGATTCCCACTCAGCCCACTGACTCAGGTATTCCTCTTCGGGCTCTTCTCCCTGTTCTATGCCTTCACCCTGCTGGGGAACAGCACCATCCTGGGGCTCATCTGGCTGGATTCCCGACtgcacacccccatgtacttcttcctctcccacctggCTGTTGTTGACATAGCCTATGCCTCAAATAATGTCCCAAAGATGCTGGCGAACCTTCTGAACAAGGAAAAAACGATCTCCTTTGTCCCATGCATAATGCAGACCTTTTTATACATGGCTTTTGCTCACACTGAGTGTCTCGTCTTAGTAATGATGTCTTATGATCGATACGTGGCGATTTGCCACCCCCTACGTTACACTGTCATCATGAACTGGAGAGTATGCACGGTTCAGGCTATCATTTCCTGGGCATGTGGCTCCCTGCTGGCCCTGGTCCATGTGGTTCTCATCCTGAGGCTGCCCTTCTGCGGGCCTCATGAAGTCAACCACTTCTTCTGTGAGATCCTGTCTGTCCTCAAGCTGGCCTGCGCTGACACCTGGCTCAACCAAGTTGTCATTTTTGCTGCTTCTGTGTTTATCTTAGTCGGGCCCCTCTGCCTGGTTCTGGTGTCCTACACGCGCATCCTGTTCGCCATCCTGAGGATCCAGTCCGGGGAGGGCCGCAGAAaggccttctccacctgctcctcccacctctgcGTGGTGGGGCTCTTCTTTGGAAGCGCCATTGTCATGTACATGGCCCCCAAATCCCGCCACCCTGAGGAGCAGCAGAAGATCCTTTCCTTGTTTTACAGCCTTTTCAACCCTATGCTGAACCCGCTgatctacagcctgaggaacacCGATGTCAAGGGCGCCCTGAGGAGAGTGCTGTGGTTGGAGAGATCAATGTGA